From the genome of Variovorax sp. RA8:
TTGGTGATCAACATGCGTTCGAACGCCGTATGGCCCCAGACGAGCAAGAGCAGACCGAGCAGCGGCAGCACCACCAGCAGCGGCAGGAGCGTCATAGCCAGCAGCTTGTTGCGGATCGAGAATTGCTGGAAGCGCTTCAATCGCATGACGCAGCACAGATCAGTTCGAGCCCCACTCGGCGAGGCGGCGCTCGAGTGTGCGGCGTGAGATGCCGAGGAGTTGCGCTGCTCGCGACTTGTCGCCTCCAACCGACTCGAGCACGGCGAGGATGTGTTGCTTCTCCAAAGTCTGCAGGTCGGTGGGCCGTTCCACCGGCGGGGGTGCGCCCCGCGCCTCGTCGATTCGCTGGTAGAGGGCGGAGACGTTGAGTGCCCCCAGGATCAGCGAGCGCTCGATCAGGTTGCGTAGTTCGCGCACGTTGCCCGGCCAGTCGTACTGACGCAAATAGGCCAGTTCTTCAGCGGTCACCTTGAATGGTGCCAAGCCAAGTTGCGGCGCAAGTGTTGCGATGAAATGCTCGACCAGCTCGGCGATATCTTCCTTGTGCGCGCGCAGCGGCGGCAGGGTGATTTCGACCACCTGCAGCCGGTAGTACAGATCCTTGCGGAAGCGCCCAGCGTCCACCTCTGGCGCAAGCGGCCGATTGGTGGCGGCGACGATGCGCACATCGACCGGGATCTCCTGCTCACTTCCGACGGGACGGATGCGCCGGTCCTCAAGCGCGCGCAGCAAAGTGGACTGCAGCGCCAACGGCAGCTCGCCGATCTCGTCGAGGAACAAGGTACCACCTTGGGCATAGACAAACAGGCCGTCGCGGCTCGAGCCAGCGCCCGCGAAGGCGCCCTGCGCATGGCCAAACAGTTCGCTCTCGATCAGTTCGGGCGACATCGTCGCACAGCTCACCGGAACGAACGGGCCTTCGGCGCGCGCGCTGTGGCGATGGAGCGCGAGTGCAGCGAGTTCCTTGCCCGTGCCCGATTCACCGGTCAACAGGACAGTACTTCCGACACCTGCCACCCGGTGCAGCGCCGCCTGGAGGCCTTTGATCTGCAGCGAGCGACCCACGAGGCCATCGGCCTGGGGCGTGCGTTGGGAGATGCTGCGTCTCAGCACCCAGTTCTCGCGCTCGAGGGACGCGCGCTCCAGGCCCTGCCGGACTGCATTGAGGATCTGTGCCACGCGAAACGGCTTGAGGATGAAATCGCTGGCACCGGCGCGCAGCGCCTCGATCGCAGTGTCAAGATCGGCGAACGCCGTGATCAGCACCACCTCACCTGCATAGCCTTGCTCGCGCAGTTCGCGCAGCCAAGTGATGCCGCTTTTACCTGGCAGATTGATGTCCAGGATCACGAGGTCGAATCGGTGACGCCGAACCTGTTCATCGGCCTGCTCGGCCGTGGCGGCCCCTTGAACGTGACCGACTCGCGACCGCAACGTCTTTTCGAGGAAGTTGCGCATCCCCGGTTCGTCGTCCACGACGAGCACGGCCGCGAGAGGCCAGCGTCCATCGTGCGAGGCAGAGGGGTCGGGCAGGTCGATCATGAATGCCTGTCGTTGTACCCCATTCCCAAAGATCCGGCTCGGCGACAACTTGTCGCGCCTACTGCGACAACTTGTCGTGATCGCATGGGTCTTGCACCCGATTGCTGACGGCTTGGCTCTGACTGGTAATGAAGGGACACCTCGACAGGAGATCCCCGATGAGCGAATCCAGCGAACCTGCCCCGCCTCGACTCCGGCGCCGCCACTGGCTCGCCGCGGGGGGCGCAATCGGAGCGGCGGCGGCAGCCGTGGCTGCGTTGCCGATGATTCGCGATGCCGCGCCGGTACCGACGGGCCAGCAGCCCGCGTCGGAAAAGCGTAGCGGCTACGAAGCCACCCAGCACGTGCTGCGGTACTACCAAACCACACGCATCTAGTCCACAACCCCGAGGCGCAACATGCTCCTGACCCGCAAGAATCATTCCGTCGACGGCGCGCCATCGTCGGCCCTGGTTTCCAGCCTGGCGCGCGGAATCTCGCGATCCCTCCCCACGATGGACCGGCGCGCGTTCCTGCGCCGCTCCGGCCTCGGCATCGGCGTCGGTCTTGCGACCTCACAGCTGTCGCTGGTCCGGAAGGCGAAAGCCGCCGACGCGACCGCGGTGGCCCCAGGCGGCAGCAAGATCGAAGTCAAGCGCACCGTCTGTGGCCACTGCGCTGTCGGGTGCGCGGTGGATGCGGTAGTCGAGAACGGCGTCTGGGTCCGTCAGGAGCCAGTGTTTGATTCGCCAATCAACCTTGGCGCACACTGCGCCAAGGGCGCGTCGTTGCGCGAGCACGGCCATGGCGAGTACCGCCTGCGGTATCCCATGAAGCTGGTTGATGGCAAGTACCAGCGCATTACCTGGGATCAGGCGCTGGAGGAGATCAGCGCCCGGATGCTCGAGCTCAAGAAGCAGAGCGGGCCGGATTCGGTCTTCGTCATCGGCTCGTCGAAGCACAACAACGAGCAGTCCTACCTGCTGCGCAAGTGGATGAGCTTCTGGGGCAGCAACAACACCGACCACCAGGCGCGCATCTGCCACTCGACCACGGTCGCGGGTGTCGCCAACACCTGGGGCTACGGTGCGATGACCAATTCCTTCAACGACATGCAGAACTCGAAGGCCGCGCTGTACATCGGCTCGAACGCGGCTGAGGCGCACCCTGTGTCGATGCTCCACATGCTGCATGCCAAGGAGAACGGCGCCAAGATGATCGTGGTCGACCCCCGCTTCACGCGCACGGCGGCCAAGGCGGACCAGTACATCCGCATCCGCTCGGGTTCCGACATACCGTTTCTGTTCGGCGTACTGCACCACATCTTCAAGAATGGCTGGGAAGACAAGAAGTTCATCCGCGAACGCGTCTATGGCATGGACAGGGTCCGCGAGGACGTACTCGCCAAATGGACCCCCGACAAGGTACTCGAGGCCAGCGGCGTTGACGAGGCCACCTGTTACCTAGCGGCCAAAACCATGGCCGAGAATCGGCCGAGCACCTTGGTCTGGTGCATGGGCCAAACGCAGCACTCGATTGGCAACGCCATGGTGCGCGCGTCGTGCATCGTGCAGCTCGCGCTGGGCAACATCGGTGTGTCCGGCGGTGGCGCCAACATATTTCGAGGGCACGACAACGTCCAAGGCGCGACCGATATCGGCCCCAACCCGGATTCTCTACCCGGCTACTACGGTCTCTCCGAAGGCGCATGGAAGCACTTCGCCGGAGTCTGGGGCGTCGATCTCGAATGGATAAGAAGGCAGTACGCCCCCGGCATGATGACCAAGCCCGGCATGACCGTGTCGCGTTGGATCGACGGTGTGCTCGAGAACAACGAGCTGATCGACCAGGACTCCAACCTGCGCGGCCTCTTCTTCTGGGGCCACTCGCCCAACTCACAGTCGCGCGGCGTCGAGATGAAGAAGGCGATGGACAAGCTCGACCTGCTGGTCGTGGTCGACCCATACCCTTCGGCCACGGCGGCCATGGCAGCCATGCCCGGCAACCCCGAGGACCTCAATCCCAACCGTGCGGTCTACCTTCTGCCGGCGTGCACGCAGTTCGAGACCAGCGGATCCGTGACCGCGTCGAACCGATCGCTGCAGTGGCGCGACAAGGTGATCGAGCCGTTGTGGGAAAGCCGCAGCGACCAGATGATCATGCACCAACTCGCCGAGAAGCTTGGCTTCGCCAGCGAACTGAACAAGAACTACAAGATGGTGCTTGGCAAGGCGGGACTGCCGGAGCCCGAGATCGAGTCGATCCTGCGCGAGATCAACAAGTCGTGCTGGACCGTCGGCTACACCGGTCAGAGTCCCGAGCGGCTGAAGGCGCACATGCGCAACATGCACGTCTTCGACGTCAAGACGCTGCAGGCGCGCGGCGGCATTGACAAGGCAACAGGTTACAAGCTCGACGGCGACTATTTTGGCTTGCCATGGCCTTGCTACGGCACGCCCGAACTCAAGCATCCGGGGTCGCCAAATCTCTACGACACCTCCAAATCGCTGATGGAAGGCGGCGGCAACTTCCGCGCCAACTTCGGCGTCGAGCGCGAAGGCGTCAGTCTGCTCGCGGAAGACGGCTCGCATTCGAAGGGTGCCGAGATCGCGACCGGATACCCGGAGTTCGACCACCTGTTGCTGAAGAAGCTTGGCTGGTGGAACGACCTGACCGCGGTCGAAAGAACGGCCGCCGAAGGCAAGAACTGGAAGACCGATGTCTCCGGCGGCATCCAACGCGTCGCCATGGCGCATGGCTGCCACCCGTGGGGAAATGCCAAGGCGCGTGCAGTGGTGTGGAACTTCCCCGACGCGATTCCTCAGCATCGCGAGCCGCTCTACTCGACCCGACCCGACCTGATCGACAAGTATCCGACGCACGAGGACAAGCGAACGTTCTGGCGCCTTCCAACGCTGTACAAGAGCCTGCAACAGAAGAATCGCGACATCGGCAAGAGCTACCCGTTGATCATGACCAGCGGCCGCCTCGTCGAGTACGAAGGCGGGGGCGAAGAGACGCGCTCGAACCCGTGGTTGGCCGAACTGCAGCAAGACATGTTCGTCGAGATCAATCCACGGGCGGCGAATGACCGCGGCATCCGCGATGGAGATGACGTTTGGGTCAAAACCCCGGTCATGGCCGCGGTGCCGGGATTCCAGGGCTTGCGAGTCAAGGCACAGGTCACCGAAAGGGTGGATGCCGAAACCGTATTCCTGCCATTCCACTTCTCGGGTCGGTGGGGCGGCGTCGATCTGGCGCAGTACTACCCCGAGGGCGCAAAGCCGGTCATCCGCGGCGAAGCAGCCAACACGGCCACCACCTACGGCTACGACAGCGTGACCATGATGCAAGAGACCAAGACGACGGTCTGCCAGATCGAGCGGGCAGTTTAAGGAGCTTCAGACATGGCCAGAATGAAATTCATCTGTGACGCCGAACGCTGCATCGAATGCAACGGTTGCGTCACGGCCTGCAAGGCGGAGCATGACGTGCCGTGGGGCGTGAATCGACGCCGCGTGGTCACGCTCAACGATGGCATCCCGGGAGAGAAGTCCATCTCGGTCGCCTGCATGCACTGCTCCGATGCACCCTGCATGGCGGTGTGCCCCGTCGATTGCTTCTACCGGACCGACGACGGTGTGGTGCTGCACGACAAGGATGTCTGCATTGGCTGCGGCTACTGTTCCTACGCCTGCCCCTTCGGTGCACCGCAGTTCCCGTCTCAGGGCACCTTCGGTGCACGCGGCAAGATGGACAAGTGCACCTTCTGCGCAGGCGGCCCCGAAACCAACGGCTCTGAGGCCGAATACGAGAAATACGGTCGGAATCGCCTGGCCGAGGGCAAGCTCCCCGCTTGCGCCGAGATGTGCTCGACCAAGGCGCTGCTCGGTGGTGACGGCGACGTCGTCGCCGACATTTTCCGCACGCGTGTGCTGGCGCGCGGCAAGGGCAGCGAGATCTGGGGATGGGGTACCGCCTACGGCAGCCCGTCGAACGGCTCCGCCAACGCGCCACAACAACCGAAGGCGGGGTCAACGAGATGACAAGAACCTGCCTGTCGATCGTGTTGTGCGCCGCCGCGATTCTCACCGCCTGCGGTGAGAAGGCTCAGACCTCCGGCGAAGGGCCGATGACGTCCGACGCTGCGTCCTGGCAAGGCGCAGAGAACCGCTACGTGGTGCCAGGCTGGAAGGAAGGCGACCGCGTCAGCTGGGAAACGCAGCTGCGAAGGCGCACCCAGTCACAGAACGAGCACGTCAGGATCAGCCACTGAGCTGCATCGTCGACATTGAACTGAAGGAATTCCCATGCAACGCTCGATCCGCAATGCATTGTTGTCCGTTTCTGCGGCGCTCGCGCTGGCGGGCGCTGCGCTGGCCGAGCGGGCTGCGCCGGCTGTGGACCAGGCTTCACCGGCTGTGAACCAGTCCGCGCCGGCTGCGGAACAGGCGGTACCGATCGAAAGCAATGCCGAGCGCGCCAAGACCCAGCCCGGCAACAACGCCCCGTTCTGGCGGGCCGTGCGCAACTGGAGCCCGCAACCGGACACTACGAGCGCCGTGTCGGGCATCGAGAGCACCGTGCTGATCCAACCGTTCGTGCAGTACCCGGGCTCGCGCTTCACAACCGCTGGCGAAGCATGGCGGCAGGTGCGCAACCAGTGGATCATCCCGTACGGTAGTGCGTTGCTCGGCATCGTCGCGCTTGCGATCGCGCTTTTCCACTGGCGTAAGGGCCCGATCGGGCAGGCAGAAAACAGCGGGCGCGCCATCGAGCGCTTCACCTACTTCGAACGCGCAGCGCATTGGGCCAACGCCCTTGCCTTCTGCGTTCTCGCCATCTCCGGCATCGTGATGGCGTTCGGCAAGTTCTTCCTCCTGCCGCTTGTCGGTGGCGTCGCGTTCGGCTGGCTCAGCTATGCGCTGAAGACTGCGCACAACATTGTGGGGCCGCTGTTCGCGGTATCGCTGTTGATCGTGTTCTTCACTTTTCTTCGATCGAACTGGCCGCGTCGCGAGGACATCACCTGGCTGCGCAAGGCCGGTGGCTTGTTTGGCGGAAAAGAAGTGCCTTCACATCGTTTCAACGCCGGTGAGAAGGTGGTGTTCTGGGGCGGCGTGCTGCTGCTCGGCA
Proteins encoded in this window:
- a CDS encoding formate dehydrogenase subunit alpha, which produces MLLTRKNHSVDGAPSSALVSSLARGISRSLPTMDRRAFLRRSGLGIGVGLATSQLSLVRKAKAADATAVAPGGSKIEVKRTVCGHCAVGCAVDAVVENGVWVRQEPVFDSPINLGAHCAKGASLREHGHGEYRLRYPMKLVDGKYQRITWDQALEEISARMLELKKQSGPDSVFVIGSSKHNNEQSYLLRKWMSFWGSNNTDHQARICHSTTVAGVANTWGYGAMTNSFNDMQNSKAALYIGSNAAEAHPVSMLHMLHAKENGAKMIVVDPRFTRTAAKADQYIRIRSGSDIPFLFGVLHHIFKNGWEDKKFIRERVYGMDRVREDVLAKWTPDKVLEASGVDEATCYLAAKTMAENRPSTLVWCMGQTQHSIGNAMVRASCIVQLALGNIGVSGGGANIFRGHDNVQGATDIGPNPDSLPGYYGLSEGAWKHFAGVWGVDLEWIRRQYAPGMMTKPGMTVSRWIDGVLENNELIDQDSNLRGLFFWGHSPNSQSRGVEMKKAMDKLDLLVVVDPYPSATAAMAAMPGNPEDLNPNRAVYLLPACTQFETSGSVTASNRSLQWRDKVIEPLWESRSDQMIMHQLAEKLGFASELNKNYKMVLGKAGLPEPEIESILREINKSCWTVGYTGQSPERLKAHMRNMHVFDVKTLQARGGIDKATGYKLDGDYFGLPWPCYGTPELKHPGSPNLYDTSKSLMEGGGNFRANFGVEREGVSLLAEDGSHSKGAEIATGYPEFDHLLLKKLGWWNDLTAVERTAAEGKNWKTDVSGGIQRVAMAHGCHPWGNAKARAVVWNFPDAIPQHREPLYSTRPDLIDKYPTHEDKRTFWRLPTLYKSLQQKNRDIGKSYPLIMTSGRLVEYEGGGEETRSNPWLAELQQDMFVEINPRAANDRGIRDGDDVWVKTPVMAAVPGFQGLRVKAQVTERVDAETVFLPFHFSGRWGGVDLAQYYPEGAKPVIRGEAANTATTYGYDSVTMMQETKTTVCQIERAV
- a CDS encoding formate dehydrogenase subunit gamma, producing the protein MQRSIRNALLSVSAALALAGAALAERAAPAVDQASPAVNQSAPAAEQAVPIESNAERAKTQPGNNAPFWRAVRNWSPQPDTTSAVSGIESTVLIQPFVQYPGSRFTTAGEAWRQVRNQWIIPYGSALLGIVALAIALFHWRKGPIGQAENSGRAIERFTYFERAAHWANALAFCVLAISGIVMAFGKFFLLPLVGGVAFGWLSYALKTAHNIVGPLFAVSLLIVFFTFLRSNWPRREDITWLRKAGGLFGGKEVPSHRFNAGEKVVFWGGVLLLGSIVVGSGLVLDRLIPNVTLLRSDVQVAHMIHAGAAVLMMAMFAGHIYIGTIGMRGAYRAMRDGDVDEGWAREHHALWYEDIEAGKIAAQRSEQQPREAVVRG
- a CDS encoding sigma-54-dependent transcriptional regulator; its protein translation is MIDLPDPSASHDGRWPLAAVLVVDDEPGMRNFLEKTLRSRVGHVQGAATAEQADEQVRRHRFDLVILDINLPGKSGITWLRELREQGYAGEVVLITAFADLDTAIEALRAGASDFILKPFRVAQILNAVRQGLERASLERENWVLRRSISQRTPQADGLVGRSLQIKGLQAALHRVAGVGSTVLLTGESGTGKELAALALHRHSARAEGPFVPVSCATMSPELIESELFGHAQGAFAGAGSSRDGLFVYAQGGTLFLDEIGELPLALQSTLLRALEDRRIRPVGSEQEIPVDVRIVAATNRPLAPEVDAGRFRKDLYYRLQVVEITLPPLRAHKEDIAELVEHFIATLAPQLGLAPFKVTAEELAYLRQYDWPGNVRELRNLIERSLILGALNVSALYQRIDEARGAPPPVERPTDLQTLEKQHILAVLESVGGDKSRAAQLLGISRRTLERRLAEWGSN
- a CDS encoding formate dehydrogenase — its product is MSESSEPAPPRLRRRHWLAAGGAIGAAAAAVAALPMIRDAAPVPTGQQPASEKRSGYEATQHVLRYYQTTRI
- the fdh3B gene encoding formate dehydrogenase FDH3 subunit beta, with amino-acid sequence MARMKFICDAERCIECNGCVTACKAEHDVPWGVNRRRVVTLNDGIPGEKSISVACMHCSDAPCMAVCPVDCFYRTDDGVVLHDKDVCIGCGYCSYACPFGAPQFPSQGTFGARGKMDKCTFCAGGPETNGSEAEYEKYGRNRLAEGKLPACAEMCSTKALLGGDGDVVADIFRTRVLARGKGSEIWGWGTAYGSPSNGSANAPQQPKAGSTR